The uncultured Desulfovibrio sp. DNA window TGCTTGCCAAAAAACTTCTTGGGGCTTTTCCGCGAGAACGTATTCTCTTTGGCACAGATTGGCCGCTGTACGACCCTGTGGAAGAGCGCCAACGCCTGCAACGCCTTGCCAACCTCAAGGATGCGGAGATGGAAACCATCATGAGCAACGCCACGTCCTTGCTGTGCGACAGTGCTCCACAGGCGAAAAGCCAGCACAACCATTGACAGCCGACCCTCTTTGCGGGTAAGTGTCTTGCCAAGCCGGACGGCGGCAGCACTGCCAACCCCGTCAGGTCCGAAAGGAAGCAGCGGCAACAGACGTTGCCGGGTGTCCGGCCCACAAAAAACCGCAACGGGATTACCGTTGCGGTTTTTTGCGTCTTTGCGAACTTGCGCCAGCCACCAGCCCCGCAAAAAGGAATTGCCGCCGCCCCCAGAGGACACAACGGCAATTCCAGTTCTGCTACAATTATGCGGGCAAAAGCCGCGCTAATTCTGATCTTTCGACGGCTCGTCCTCATCAACCATCACATCCACCTGATAAATGCCGCGCATTTCGTCCAGGTGAGTCCGCATGGCCTTTTCCGCCATATCTGGATCACGTTTTTTGAGCGCTTCGTACACGCCAACGTGGGCGCGGTATGAACGTTCGCTCTGCTTGCGTACCTGCAAGGAGGCATACAGCGGCGTGATCAGCCAACCGGCAAAGCCCTCGGCCAAAAGCCCGAGAAAATTGTTGCCCATGCATTCCACAAGATAGCGGTGGAAATCAATATCCGCTTCGGCAAAAGCACGTATTTCCGATGCGTCCAGCAATCTGCGCTGATTTTGCAGCTGCTCGTCCAGGCGGGTCAGCTGCTCATCGGTTATTTCAAGGGCCATGCGCCGCACCACAGCAGTTTCAAAAAAGAGCCGCAGATCGTGCAGTTGACGCCAGCCGTCAGGCGAGCTGGAGTAAATCTCCAGTGTAGCCCTCATCTCGCGCAGCAGGGGCTTGAGCGTCAGGCGGCACACACGGGCGCGCATGCCGGGTGAAACCTCAATAAGGCCCATGCGCGCCAGACCGGAAAGAGCCTCGCGCACAGCAGGCCGACCCACGCCGAACTCGTCCATCAACTCACGCTCGGAGGGCAGCTTTTGCCCTACCTGATAAACGCCGCTCTGAATGTCATCCAGCAGACAGCTCAGCACTTCGGTGTGCACTCTGGGCCGCTGGATGTTGCGCTTTCTTCCGGCCTGTGCCTCGGCATCCATATTTTTCGAATTTTCGGTATTCATGGCGAAATTCGTTTCTCCTTGAGGTCTGCGGTACGTCGCATCTTTATGAAAAAACAAGAATTTTTATGCGTTAAAAAAGCAGTAATCCCATAAACCTTACAAAAGTTTCATAAGATATTTCCTTACCCCATGAATTTCTGTATACTTATACAAGAAGGCCGACACAAAATGCCGCGGCTGACCGGTTACTTCCGGCGATTGCCCGCAAAGCCACATTGTTGCTGGCCCAAAACTTTTTTGCGAGCATGTTCAACTGAGGCTGCCCCGCGCCGACGGCGCATTTTTTACACTGTCACGGCAGACAAACAGATGAAGGAGCAAGTGATGTCACGTATCAAGAACCTGCGGGAAGAAGCCCTGGCCATGCACAAGGAATATCAGGGGAAAATTGAGGTTCGGGTCAAAGCCCCTGTGCGCGATAACGACGACCTCACCCTGGCCTACTCGCCCGGCGTTGCCGAGCCTTGCATGGAAATTCATAAAGATCCAGCAATGCTTGATGTTTATACAAACCACTCCAACTTTGTCTGCGTTGTTTCCAACGGCACTGCCGTGCTCGGCCTTGGAAGCATCGGCGCTGCCGCAGCCATGCCCGTTATGGAAGGCAAATCCCTGCTGTTCAAAACCTTTGGCGATGTGGATGCCTTCCCCATCTGCGTGGACACCAAGGACACCGGCAAGATCGTGGAGCTGGTTGAACTGATGGCCCCGACCTTTGGCGGCGTGAACCTTGAAGACATCAAGGCCCCTGAATGCTTTGTCATTGAAGACACCCTGAAAAAGAACGGCATCTTCAAAGGTCCCATCTTCCATGACGACCAGCACGGCACCGCCGTTGTTACCCTGGCCGGTCTTATCAACGCCCTGAAAATTGTTGGCAAAAAACTTGATGAAGTGACCGTTGTCACCAGCGGCGCTGGCGCTGCGGGTATTGCCATCATCAAGCTGCTCATGGCTGTGGGGCTCAAAAACGTCATCATGTGCGATTCCAAGGGCGCTATCTGGCAGGGCCGCCCCGAAGGCATGAATCCCTACAAGGATGAAATCGCCAAGCACACCAATCCCAACAAGATCAAGGGCGGCCTGGCCGAGGCCATCAAGGGCGCAGATGTCTTTATTGGCGTTTCCGCGCCCAATTCCCTGAACGAAGACATGATCCGCAGCATGGCCAAGGATCCCATTGTTTTTGCCCAGGCAAACCCCATCCCCGAAATCTGGCCCCTGCAGCGCGCTTTTGACGGCGGCGCAAAAGTGGTGGCAACGGGCCGCTCCGACTGCCCCAACCAGATCAACAACGTGCTGGCTTTCCCCGGCATCTTCCGGGGCGCAATTGACGTGCGCGCCACTGACATCAACGATGCCATGAAGATCGCCGCCGCCAAGGCCCTTGCCGAACTCGTCAAACCTGAAGAGCTCAGCCCCAGCATGATCATTCCTTCGACCCTGAACCCGGACGTGGCTCCTCTGGTGGCGGCTGCCACAGCCAAGGCCGCCATGGAAAGCGGCATTGCCCGTGTCCACATAAATCCTGACGAGGTGGCAGAAAACCTCAGAAAGCGTCTCGCCAAGCGCCGGGGGTAAACTTCTGGTCGCTGGCTGGTCATCACCATTCAAGGGGTCGCGCATGCAGCGCGGCCCTTTTTTTGCCAGTTGTCTACGGGGCCAAAATCCAGCGCCGCGCAAATACTGGCCTGCGTCAGATTTCAACCTCGACTGAAAAAACATTCAGGAAAAATAAGTCCCTGTTTGGTCACTCGTTCTGTCGATAATACAGCATTTTAAGAAGTGATACCACGCAATATGCCTGTGGGCAATTACCTGCTGTGGGCCCTTGCATTTCAAAACCCTTCAGCCACTGACTGGTTGCTCAACCTATAAAAAATTATCATTTCTGTAAAGACCTCCGACGCAAATTTGCAACTGGTCTGGCATATTCTACCAAGTTCGTCCAACATACCATTGCGTTATTTAACTAATTTTTTACTCAGCAAGAAATGAAAAATAATAAAGGCGCCCTCAGCCGAAGCCAGGACGCCTTATTTTATATATCTATGGAGGGGGCTAAAACACAGGCAGCATGTCTGCGCACTGTTTTGGCAGAACTCCTGCAAGACAGGCGCAGAAGAGCTTTGCCGCTCCGGCCCTGCTTCAAGCCTGATTAATGGCCGGTAATGCCATATTTCTTGAGCTTGTATTGCAGCAGACTTTTTGAAATTCCAAGATATTCTGCTGCCTTGACCTGTACAAGCTCCGCCCGCACCAAGGCACGGCGGATAAGCGCGGCTTCAATCTTTTCAAGCGTATCAGCCAGATCAAGCTGTACAGGCAGCAAGTCCACCGCGCTTTTGAACTGCGATTCTTCATCGCGGATCTCGGCGGGCAGGTTATCCACGTCAATAACATTGCCCGGCACCAGCACGAGGCAGCTTTCCACCACGTTTTCAAGCTGGCGGATGTTGCCCGGCCACTCGTAACCCGTGAGGTAGTTCAGCGCTTGAGTGCTGAAGGTTTTGGGCGGCATGGAATTGTCTGTGCAGACCTTTTCCACAAAGTGCGCCACAAGCAGGGGGATGTCTTCCCTGCGTTCGCGCAGAGGCGGCAGGGGAACCTGGACAACGTTGAGGCGATAATAGAGATCATCGCGGAATGTCCCTTTTTCCACCAGCGTGGCAAGATCCTTGTTGGTGGCTGCCACCACGCGGATGTCCACTTCAATTTCCTCACCGCCGCCCACGCGTTCAAAACGCCGTTCCTGCAGCACCCGCAGCAGTTTGACCTGAAGGTCAGGCGTGAGTTCCGCAATTTCATCCAGAAAGAGGGTGCCGCTGTCTGCCTGCTCAAAGCGCCCGCGGCGCATGGCGACAGCACCGGTGAACGATCCCTTTTCATGCCCGAAAAGCTCGCTCTCAAGCACACCGGGGTTCAGGGCCATGCAGTTCACCGACACAAAGGGCTTGTCCTTACGGGGGCTGGTATAGTGGATGGCCCGGGCCACCAGCTCCTTGCCCGTACCGGATTCACCGGTAATGAGCACCGTGGAGCGGCTGGGCGCAGCGCGCTCAACCATGAGCAAAACGTCCCGTATGGCCCTGCTGCGGCCCACAATCTTGTGGACGCCGTAGCGGTCTTCCATAACTTCCTGCAACAACCGGTACTGGCGGTGCGCCCGCGAAAGTTCCACGGCGTTGTGGATGGAAAGCAGCAGTTCGTCATTGGAAAAAGGTTTGGTGATGTAGTCAAATGCGCCGTAGCGCATGACTTCGACGGCGCTTTCAATGGAGCCGAAGGCCGTCATGATAAGCACCGGAATGTACGGCCAGTTTTTTTTAACCCGCTCAAGCACTTCGCGCCCTGTGACCTTGGGCATTTTCATGTCGGTCACAACAACGTCCACTTCGCTCTCGTCCAGAAATGCCAGTGCGGTTTCAGGGTCGCTGATGGCCGTGACGACATAGCCCTCGTCTTCAAGCAGGGTTTGCAACACCAGCAGATAGTTTTTTTCGTCGTCGATGATGAGAAGATGCGCTTTTTCGCTCATTATGTATCCTATGCGCCAGTTTGGGCTCTGGGCAGCAGAACCCTTACCAGCGCCCCGCCCTCGGGGCCGTTTTCAAGCTTGATGACACCGCCGTGGCTTGAGATGATCGACTGCACAATGGGCAAACCAAGCCCAGTGCCGCCGTCTTTGGTAGTAAAAAAGGGATCCAGCAGGTTGGGTAGCGTAGCGGGGTCAAAACCGGGGCCAGAATCAAGAAATTCAATGCAAACGTGGCCGTTGTCGTCAATGCGCCCTTTTATGCGCACAACGCCCGGCCCATCCATCGCCTGCTGGCCGTTCACAAGGATATTGTAAAAAGCCCGGTACAGCAAATCCTTGTCGCCGGGTGTAAAAAGCCCACTCTCGCACTGCCGTTCAAGCGCCACGCCGCAGCGCCCCATCTCGCCTTCAAGAAAGGCCAGAACCTGATCCAGCACCACATTCACGTCCACAACGTCCTGCTTGGGCTGGCGGGGGCGGGCGTAGTCCAGAAAGTCGTTGACTGTCTGCGAAAGGCGAACCGCCTCGTCAAAAATCGCCCCAAGAATACGGCGTGTGCTGGCGTCGGCCTTGTCGGTACGGCGTTGCAGCAGTTCGGCGCTGGAACGGATGATGCCTAGCGGATTGCGGATTTCGTGCGCGATACTGGCCACCACCCTGCCCATGCTTACCAGCCGTTCATTGCTGTGCAACTGGTTTTCAAGAACCCGGTTCTTGTACATACGCGCCGCCAGCACCCTCTCCGACCGGTGGATCAGCATGAGCAGCAGGCCAAACATGATCACAGACGAAAGCAGACACATGACAACAAT harbors:
- a CDS encoding FCD domain-containing protein: MNTENSKNMDAEAQAGRKRNIQRPRVHTEVLSCLLDDIQSGVYQVGQKLPSERELMDEFGVGRPAVREALSGLARMGLIEVSPGMRARVCRLTLKPLLREMRATLEIYSSSPDGWRQLHDLRLFFETAVVRRMALEITDEQLTRLDEQLQNQRRLLDASEIRAFAEADIDFHRYLVECMGNNFLGLLAEGFAGWLITPLYASLQVRKQSERSYRAHVGVYEALKKRDPDMAEKAMRTHLDEMRGIYQVDVMVDEDEPSKDQN
- a CDS encoding malic enzyme-like NAD(P)-binding protein, with protein sequence MKNLREEALAMHKEYQGKIEVRVKAPVRDNDDLTLAYSPGVAEPCMEIHKDPAMLDVYTNHSNFVCVVSNGTAVLGLGSIGAAAAMPVMEGKSLLFKTFGDVDAFPICVDTKDTGKIVELVELMAPTFGGVNLEDIKAPECFVIEDTLKKNGIFKGPIFHDDQHGTAVVTLAGLINALKIVGKKLDEVTVVTSGAGAAGIAIIKLLMAVGLKNVIMCDSKGAIWQGRPEGMNPYKDEIAKHTNPNKIKGGLAEAIKGADVFIGVSAPNSLNEDMIRSMAKDPIVFAQANPIPEIWPLQRAFDGGAKVVATGRSDCPNQINNVLAFPGIFRGAIDVRATDINDAMKIAAAKALAELVKPEELSPSMIIPSTLNPDVAPLVAAATAKAAMESGIARVHINPDEVAENLRKRLAKRRG
- a CDS encoding sigma-54 dependent transcriptional regulator; translated protein: MSEKAHLLIIDDEKNYLLVLQTLLEDEGYVVTAISDPETALAFLDESEVDVVVTDMKMPKVTGREVLERVKKNWPYIPVLIMTAFGSIESAVEVMRYGAFDYITKPFSNDELLLSIHNAVELSRAHRQYRLLQEVMEDRYGVHKIVGRSRAIRDVLLMVERAAPSRSTVLITGESGTGKELVARAIHYTSPRKDKPFVSVNCMALNPGVLESELFGHEKGSFTGAVAMRRGRFEQADSGTLFLDEIAELTPDLQVKLLRVLQERRFERVGGGEEIEVDIRVVAATNKDLATLVEKGTFRDDLYYRLNVVQVPLPPLRERREDIPLLVAHFVEKVCTDNSMPPKTFSTQALNYLTGYEWPGNIRQLENVVESCLVLVPGNVIDVDNLPAEIRDEESQFKSAVDLLPVQLDLADTLEKIEAALIRRALVRAELVQVKAAEYLGISKSLLQYKLKKYGITGH
- a CDS encoding ATP-binding protein, with product MFRKKQRNEACIRQCEDACAQTVDTDSALPSYARTLSWLSLVVILLTSLGLSFFISNSARETLLTRQENFAQQLVENLNSQIFRRFALPTLLGYGRIALRQPEQYDRLDQVVKSVIHGLPVERLRIYDFSRLVAYSTKKEDLGRAGLSPPYLDDILEGGAPRSEIISTMPGWQAPFRVPLQEGSFVLRILYPLRGEPLHPGEEAPIMGALELTQDITGDYEQVLTFQGIIVVMCLLSSVIMFGLLLMLIHRSERVLAARMYKNRVLENQLHSNERLVSMGRVVASIAHEIRNPLGIIRSSAELLQRRTDKADASTRRILGAIFDEAVRLSQTVNDFLDYARPRQPKQDVVDVNVVLDQVLAFLEGEMGRCGVALERQCESGLFTPGDKDLLYRAFYNILVNGQQAMDGPGVVRIKGRIDDNGHVCIEFLDSGPGFDPATLPNLLDPFFTTKDGGTGLGLPIVQSIISSHGGVIKLENGPEGGALVRVLLPRAQTGA